In Porphyrobacter sp. LM 6, one DNA window encodes the following:
- a CDS encoding LptF/LptG family permease: MQQPISSIDRYILRLTVVPMLGVFALAASLLMLDKMLRLFDFVAVEGGPVGVVFKMLGALIPEYASLAIPLGLLLGVLLAFRKLATSSELDTMRAVGLSYNRLLRMPYAITLLLVGVNIALVFYIQPISRYYYEQMEYELRSGALGASIKVGEFTTLADRMALRIEESEDEGRRLIGIFARVSNKQGQVLSISAREGAFLATRDNPDTIILRLTEGTIIQDTGMKGQTPRVLSFSRHDLPIDLPAIEAFRARGDKTREYILPELLQIGWGERSPPQARDASLASFHFRLVEIVMMFLMPLLAVALAIPPKRSTSALGVFVSIIMVVAYHKINQYGEDVGALGRIDPVLALWVPFVLFAALIVWMYYRVAYVPGGQAIGALEMAFAKLSKRLGKLFVRRAPRAYRPPAETAPAE; this comes from the coding sequence GTGCAGCAACCGATCTCCAGCATCGACCGCTATATCCTGCGGCTCACGGTCGTGCCGATGCTGGGCGTGTTTGCGCTCGCCGCATCGCTGCTGATGCTCGACAAGATGCTGCGGCTGTTCGATTTCGTCGCGGTCGAAGGCGGACCGGTGGGCGTGGTGTTCAAAATGCTCGGTGCGCTGATCCCCGAATATGCCAGCCTTGCGATCCCGCTCGGGCTGCTGCTGGGCGTGCTGCTCGCGTTCCGAAAACTCGCGACCTCGTCCGAGCTCGACACAATGCGTGCAGTCGGGTTGTCCTACAACCGGCTACTGCGGATGCCCTATGCGATCACGCTGCTGCTGGTCGGAGTCAATATCGCGCTGGTGTTCTATATCCAGCCGATCAGCCGCTACTACTACGAACAGATGGAATACGAGCTGCGCTCGGGCGCGCTTGGAGCGTCGATCAAGGTCGGCGAATTCACCACGCTGGCCGACCGCATGGCGCTACGTATCGAAGAGAGCGAGGATGAAGGCCGCCGACTGATCGGCATTTTTGCCCGGGTCTCGAACAAGCAGGGACAGGTGCTCTCGATCAGCGCGCGCGAGGGCGCGTTCCTCGCCACGCGCGACAATCCCGATACGATCATCCTGCGCCTGACCGAAGGCACGATCATCCAGGACACGGGCATGAAGGGGCAGACCCCGCGTGTGCTCAGCTTCAGCCGTCACGACTTGCCGATCGATCTGCCCGCGATCGAGGCGTTCCGCGCCCGCGGCGACAAGACCCGCGAATACATCCTGCCCGAATTGCTGCAGATCGGCTGGGGCGAGCGCAGCCCGCCGCAAGCCCGCGATGCGAGCCTCGCCAGTTTCCACTTCCGGCTGGTGGAAATCGTGATGATGTTCCTGATGCCGCTGCTGGCGGTGGCGCTCGCGATCCCGCCCAAGCGATCGACCAGCGCGCTCGGCGTGTTCGTGTCGATCATCATGGTGGTCGCCTATCACAAGATCAATCAATACGGCGAGGATGTCGGCGCGCTGGGTCGCATTGATCCGGTGTTGGCGCTGTGGGTGCCGTTCGTGTTGTTCGCGGCGCTGATCGTTTGGATGTATTACCGCGTCGCCTATGTCCCCGGCGGGCAGGCGATCGGCGCGCTGGAAATGGCCTTCGCCAAGCTATCGAAGCGGCTCGGCAAGCTGTTTGTCCGCCGCGCGCCGCGCGCCTACCGTCCTCCAGCGGAGACCGCCCCGGCGGAATAG
- the clpS gene encoding ATP-dependent Clp protease adaptor ClpS, with protein MSIRISPTLAESAALPVPLGLIVRAEDEDGGKGTGGQDQVGVATKTRAKAKKPSQYKVLMLNDDYTPMEFVVMVLKRFFGMDLEQATRVMLHVHQRGVGVCGVFTYEVAETKVNQVMDFARQNQHPLQCTLEQA; from the coding sequence ATGTCCATTCGCATCTCTCCGACGCTTGCCGAAAGCGCTGCGCTGCCTGTGCCGCTCGGCCTGATCGTGCGCGCAGAGGACGAGGACGGCGGCAAGGGCACTGGCGGACAGGATCAGGTCGGTGTTGCCACCAAAACCCGCGCCAAGGCCAAGAAGCCGAGCCAGTACAAGGTGCTGATGCTCAACGACGATTACACCCCGATGGAATTCGTGGTGATGGTGCTGAAGCGCTTTTTCGGCATGGATCTGGAACAGGCCACCCGCGTAATGCTGCACGTCCACCAGCGCGGCGTGGGGGTATGCGGCGTGTTCACCTATGAAGTGGCCGAAACCAAGGTCAATCAGGTGATGGACTTCGCCCGCCAGAACCAGCACCCGCTGCAATGCACGCTCGAACAGGCGTAA
- a CDS encoding phasin family protein: MSEVETKAVEAKPVVAKIDAAAEKAYAEASAKAAEAPKAAPAAKPVPAAKKIVAPKKAPAAKKATPVKKAAAKTVKKAATKKTPVKKPVLAKKAAPKAAKPAAAPKTNPVIKLKDTIMATAKKTDITATAKEVLADVQTRAKTAYAKTTVLASEAGEFGKANVDAVVESGKIFFAGAQDIVRSDLETGKTVIETVTADAKKVVAVKSPTELFQLQGELARRNFDALVSFGSKRTEAWVKLYNDAFAPISNRVSVAAEKFGKAA, translated from the coding sequence ATGTCCGAAGTTGAAACCAAAGCAGTCGAAGCCAAGCCGGTGGTCGCCAAGATCGATGCCGCCGCTGAAAAGGCCTATGCCGAAGCATCGGCCAAGGCCGCAGAAGCGCCCAAGGCTGCTCCTGCAGCAAAGCCGGTGCCGGCTGCCAAGAAGATCGTAGCGCCGAAGAAGGCCCCGGCCGCCAAGAAGGCGACCCCGGTCAAGAAGGCTGCTGCCAAGACCGTCAAGAAGGCGGCGACCAAGAAGACTCCGGTCAAGAAGCCGGTGCTGGCGAAGAAGGCTGCCCCGAAGGCCGCCAAGCCCGCCGCTGCACCCAAGACCAATCCCGTCATCAAGCTCAAGGATACCATCATGGCCACTGCCAAGAAGACCGACATCACCGCGACCGCCAAGGAAGTGCTCGCCGACGTCCAGACCCGTGCGAAGACCGCTTACGCCAAGACCACCGTGCTCGCGAGCGAAGCCGGCGAATTCGGCAAGGCGAACGTCGACGCCGTCGTTGAAAGCGGCAAGATCTTCTTCGCCGGCGCCCAGGACATCGTCCGCAGCGACCTCGAAACCGGCAAGACCGTGATCGAAACCGTTACCGCCGACGCCAAGAAGGTTGTCGCCGTGAAGTCGCCGACCGAACTGTTCCAGCTGCAGGGCGAACTCGCCCGTCGCAACTTCGACGCGCTGGTTTCGTTCGGCTCGAAGCGTACCGAAGCCTGGGTGAAGCTCTACAACGATGCATTCGCTCCGATTTCGAACCGCGTCAGCGTCGCAGCTGAGAAGTTCGGCAAGGCTGCGTAA
- a CDS encoding PHA/PHB synthase family protein, with product MADDTDPMAATMAAAGESLKGFFDMQGEAMRGMMSGKGLDSVFGQGMNAGDLGEWAAIGAQLQQLWLDFATHQATAAAEKAAKGANPIDPAQWLTISQGMLGQMPKGLFEASAKLAQDQMQLWSGVMQSVVAGATGGKMSEAPEAGALPKSDRRFADPAWREHPAFLLLHQTYLMIADYFRTSVKGMEGLDPVKRQQLEFAVSALAEAMSPDNFLALNPVVLKRTVDTKGANLVRGMQHLINDLKRGQLTHTDPDAFRLGENLAASPGKVVHETPLYQLIQYSPSTEDVLEVPLVIFPPWINRFYILDLTPKKSFIKWAVDQGISVFVVSWKSADETMADIVWDDYIRAQIEAIDHVRARLDVPSVHTIGYCVAGTTLAATLAVLSRRGQADKVKSATFFTAQVDFEKSGDLKHFIDEGQLEMIGQLSPQGYLDGRYLAATFNALRGRDLIWNYVVNNYLLGEDYPAFDLLHWNGDVTNLPSKWHNSYLRDLYRDNKLVVPDALEADGTPIDLTRVATPSFVQAGREDHIAPAESVWRITRHFTGPMEFLLAGSGHIAGVVNPPSAGKYQYWVGDSAAPSLKDFVKGATEHPGSWWPHWLEWLHRQSDARVPAKGKRVPGSKGDTVIEDAPGRYVKTR from the coding sequence ATGGCAGACGATACCGACCCGATGGCAGCCACGATGGCGGCGGCGGGAGAAAGTCTCAAGGGCTTCTTCGACATGCAGGGCGAAGCGATGCGCGGCATGATGTCGGGCAAGGGGCTGGATTCGGTGTTCGGACAAGGCATGAATGCCGGTGATCTGGGCGAATGGGCGGCAATCGGCGCGCAGCTCCAGCAGTTGTGGCTCGATTTCGCCACGCATCAGGCCACCGCAGCGGCTGAGAAGGCGGCCAAGGGCGCCAATCCGATCGATCCGGCCCAATGGCTGACGATCTCGCAGGGCATGCTTGGCCAGATGCCCAAAGGGCTGTTCGAGGCCTCGGCCAAGCTCGCGCAGGACCAGATGCAGCTGTGGTCGGGGGTCATGCAGAGCGTGGTTGCGGGTGCGACAGGCGGCAAGATGTCGGAAGCACCCGAGGCTGGCGCGCTGCCGAAGTCTGACCGGCGCTTTGCCGATCCGGCATGGCGCGAGCATCCGGCCTTCCTGCTGCTGCATCAGACCTATCTGATGATCGCCGACTATTTCCGTACCAGCGTGAAGGGGATGGAGGGGCTCGATCCGGTGAAGCGCCAGCAGCTTGAATTCGCGGTAAGCGCGCTCGCCGAAGCGATGAGCCCGGACAATTTCCTTGCCCTGAACCCTGTGGTGCTGAAGCGCACGGTCGACACCAAGGGCGCCAATCTGGTGCGCGGGATGCAGCACCTTATCAACGATCTGAAGCGCGGACAGCTGACCCACACCGATCCCGACGCCTTCCGTCTGGGCGAGAACCTTGCGGCGAGCCCGGGCAAGGTGGTGCACGAAACCCCACTCTACCAGCTGATCCAGTATTCGCCCTCGACGGAAGACGTGCTGGAAGTGCCGCTGGTGATCTTCCCGCCGTGGATCAACCGGTTCTACATCCTCGACCTCACGCCCAAGAAGAGCTTCATCAAGTGGGCGGTGGATCAGGGCATCTCTGTCTTTGTCGTCAGCTGGAAGAGCGCGGACGAGACGATGGCCGATATCGTGTGGGATGATTACATCCGCGCCCAGATCGAGGCGATCGACCATGTTCGCGCCCGGCTCGATGTGCCGTCGGTTCACACCATCGGCTACTGCGTCGCCGGCACCACGCTGGCTGCAACTCTGGCCGTGCTGTCGCGGCGCGGCCAGGCGGACAAGGTGAAGTCCGCGACCTTCTTCACCGCGCAGGTCGATTTCGAGAAAAGCGGCGACCTCAAGCATTTCATCGATGAAGGCCAGCTCGAGATGATCGGGCAGCTCTCGCCGCAGGGCTATCTCGACGGGCGCTATCTCGCCGCCACCTTCAACGCGCTGCGTGGCCGCGATCTGATCTGGAACTACGTGGTCAACAACTACTTGCTGGGCGAGGACTATCCGGCCTTCGACCTGCTCCACTGGAATGGTGACGTCACCAACCTACCCTCCAAGTGGCACAATTCCTATCTGCGGGACCTTTATCGCGACAACAAGCTGGTTGTGCCAGACGCGCTGGAGGCGGATGGTACACCGATCGACCTGACGCGGGTCGCCACGCCCAGCTTTGTCCAGGCGGGCCGCGAGGATCATATCGCACCGGCCGAAAGCGTGTGGCGGATCACCCGCCACTTTACCGGCCCGATGGAATTCCTGCTGGCTGGCTCGGGCCATATCGCAGGCGTGGTCAACCCGCCTTCTGCGGGCAAGTACCAGTATTGGGTCGGCGACAGCGCCGCACCTTCGCTCAAGGACTTCGTCAAAGGTGCGACCGAGCATCCGGGGAGCTGGTGGCCGCACTGGCTCGAATGGCTCCACCGCCAGTCAGATGCCCGCGTTCCGGCCAAAGGCAAGCGCGTGCCGGGCAGCAAGGGTGACACCGTGATCGAGGATGCTCCGGGCCGATATGTGAAGACCCGTTAG
- a CDS encoding LL-diaminopimelate aminotransferase — protein sequence MNDQFYRMKRMPPYVIAEVNAMRHAARLAGQDIIDLGMGNPDQPPPQHVIDKLCEVAAKPDAHGYSQSKGIPGLRRAQAGYYARRFGVELDPETEVVVTMGSKEGLSSLATAIIAPGDVVLAPNPSYPIHTFGFIIAGATIRSVPTTPDEHYWESLERAMNYTVPRPSVLVVSYPSNPTAETVELPFYERLVAWAKENQVWVVSDLAYSELYFDGKPTRSIMEVPGAKDVAIEFTSMSKTYSMAGWRMGFAVGNRQLIAALTRVKSYLDYGAFTPIQAAACAALNGPQDIIDTNRELYHKRRDVMVEAFGRAGWEIPAPPASMFAWAPLPPALKSMGSLEFSKQLLTQAQVAVAPGVGYGENGEGYVRIAMVENEQRLRQAARNIKRYLQSVGVNSSAA from the coding sequence ATGAATGACCAGTTCTATCGCATGAAGCGGATGCCCCCGTATGTGATCGCGGAGGTCAATGCCATGCGTCATGCCGCCCGGCTGGCAGGGCAGGACATCATCGACCTTGGCATGGGCAACCCCGATCAGCCCCCGCCGCAGCACGTCATCGACAAGCTGTGCGAGGTTGCAGCCAAGCCTGATGCGCATGGCTATTCGCAGTCCAAGGGCATCCCGGGTCTGCGCCGTGCACAGGCGGGATATTACGCGCGCCGCTTCGGGGTCGAGCTTGATCCCGAGACCGAAGTGGTTGTCACGATGGGTTCGAAAGAGGGTCTCTCGAGCCTCGCCACCGCGATCATCGCGCCGGGCGACGTGGTGCTCGCGCCCAACCCGTCCTACCCGATCCACACCTTCGGCTTCATCATTGCGGGCGCGACGATCCGCTCGGTGCCGACCACGCCGGACGAACATTACTGGGAATCGCTCGAGCGGGCGATGAATTACACTGTCCCGCGGCCCAGCGTGCTGGTGGTCAGCTACCCCTCCAACCCCACCGCCGAAACGGTCGAGCTGCCGTTCTACGAGCGGTTGGTGGCCTGGGCGAAGGAGAATCAGGTCTGGGTCGTGAGCGATCTGGCCTATTCCGAGCTCTATTTCGACGGCAAGCCGACGCGCTCTATCATGGAAGTGCCGGGCGCGAAGGATGTCGCGATCGAATTCACCTCGATGTCGAAGACCTATTCGATGGCCGGCTGGCGCATGGGCTTTGCGGTGGGCAACCGCCAGCTCATCGCCGCGCTGACCCGGGTGAAGTCCTATCTCGATTACGGCGCCTTCACGCCGATACAGGCTGCGGCCTGCGCGGCATTGAACGGGCCGCAGGACATCATCGACACCAACCGCGAGCTTTACCACAAGCGCCGCGACGTGATGGTCGAGGCATTCGGCCGTGCGGGCTGGGAGATCCCCGCGCCGCCCGCCTCGATGTTCGCCTGGGCACCGCTGCCCCCGGCCTTGAAGTCGATGGGCAGCCTCGAATTCTCCAAGCAACTCCTGACCCAGGCGCAGGTCGCCGTGGCACCGGGCGTGGGCTACGGCGAAAACGGTGAAGGCTATGTCCGCATCGCGATGGTCGAGAACGAGCAGCGGCTTCGCCAGGCCGCCCGCAACATCAAGCGATATCTGCAGTCAGTTGGCGTCAACAGCTCGGCAGCGTGA